One Vanacampus margaritifer isolate UIUO_Vmar chromosome 20, RoL_Vmar_1.0, whole genome shotgun sequence DNA window includes the following coding sequences:
- the pex2 gene encoding peroxisome biogenesis factor 2: MGLEKEGIQVGESLPETTSDPLIHVLRISQLDALELDSALEHLLWTQFSHCFQNFRPGLLTPLEPELKALLQLLVWRFTLYPDGTTVGQSLLSLRYHNTLSSSNLYKPLSHRQKLALFLLTVGPHWLKERSHNLRLCLGLTSGGPVSEGFQKAFRNSLTIISGVARIASLVNFLVFLKKGHHPVLAERIIGAQAVFSKPNVTRDIAYQYMNRELLWHGFAEFLIFLLPLINTSKLKATIYSIVLGGDRNGVVGGPDKGGAWQECALCGEWPTMPHTVGCPHVFCYYCIKSQSIANNCTCPKCGTEASQLEPAKIEMFVRH; the protein is encoded by the coding sequence gtttggaAAAGGAGGGAATCCAGGTAGGAGAATCTCTCCCAGAAACCACTTCTGACCCACTGATCCACGTCCTACGCATCAGCCAACTAGATGCTCTTGAGCTCGACTCAGCCCTTGAGCATCTGCTATGGACCCAATTCTCCCATTGCTTCCAGAATTTCCGCCCAGGCCTTCTCACCCCTCTGGAGCCCGAACTGAAGGCTTTGCTCCAGCTGCTTGTGTGGAGGTTCACTCTGTATCCTGACGGGACCACAGTTGGCCAGTCTTTACTGAGTCTACGCTACCACAACACCTTGTCCTCATCGAACCTATACAAGCCTCTGTCCCACAGGCAAAAGTTGGCTCTGTTTCTGCTTACAGTTGGTCCTCATTGGCTTAAAGAGCGATCCCACAACCTCAGACTGTGCCTCGGTTTGACTTCAGGCGGTCCTGTTTCTGAAGGATTCCAAAAGGCCTTCCGCAATTCCCTGACAATAATTTCAGGTGTTGCCCGTATTGCAAGCCTCGTTAACTTTCTTGTGTTCCTCAAGAAAGGTCACCACCCAGTCCTAGCTGAAAGGATCATTGGCGCTCAAGCAGTTTTTAGCAAGCCTAACGTGACCCGGGACATTGCTTACCAATACATGAATCGTGAGCTTCTGTGGCACGGATTTGCAGAGTTTCTAATTTTCCTGTTGCCACTCATCAACACAAGCAAACTGAAAGCTACTATATATTCCATTGTGCTGGGAGGGGACAGAAATGGCGTGGTTGGTGGACCAGATAAGGGGGGGGCGTGGCAGGAGTGTGCGCTGTGTGGCGAGTGGCCAACCATGCCTCATACAGTTGGTTGTCCACATGTTTTCTGCTACTATTGTATCAAAAGTCAGAGCATTGCAAACAATTGCACCTGTCCAAAATGTGGGACAGAGGCATCACAATTGGAACCTGCCAAAATAGAGATGTTTGTCAGACATTAG